The Jaculus jaculus isolate mJacJac1 chromosome 1, mJacJac1.mat.Y.cur, whole genome shotgun sequence nucleotide sequence GAAACCAGCTCTCATTTCTGATCCGGCTCTTTCTCTACACCTTTATCCTGGCTTCAGAAAGTCTAAGGGTCCCATTGCCCCAGGCCAGGGAGAAAAAACTCACATGTTGACATGACTTGGCTAAATTGGTGTCTTGGAGCACAGCTGGGCAGGAAGGGACACCCTGTCCAGGTGGAATATGAACCCTGGGGGCTTCTGAAAAAGCATTGCTGCAGACTCAGACAGCATACACAGAATGTAGGAACCAATAAGAgctggaagggagaagggtaagTTGCCCTGGGCATCCGTCCATCCCAAAACACTACAGCCACTCCTACACAGACTGAGGAAGTCAGTCTGCTCCAAAACAAAGGCCCTTTCCAACCTGAACAGGAAGTAGGGAGAAAATGAGGTCACTTTGTGAATCCTACCTCTTCCCTTACCACTACCATTAAGTTGGAGCAGGCCTGAAGAAGAGGAACAGGTTAGGATCTTCTCACCTCCTGGATTCCTAGCCTGATCTCCACTTCCATTCCCACGTATGTCACTTTATTGCCACCTGCTGGCTAGCAAGGAAATAGCCTTGCCAAGGAATCTCACTTCCTTAGACTGTCCTTGACAGGCTTCGCACAAAACTGGACCACCAGACAAATTAGAGAGCAGATAGTTTTAACCTCCCCAGCTCCTACCCCTAAACTTCAACAGGAATGCATATCCCCAAAGGTTCACATGACTCCTACTATCAACATGCAGAAACAGGCCCTTCCTCTCTGACAGATATGCTGACCTCACCAAGTAGGCCATGGATGAGAAGGACCATAGCATGTCAGGACAGCTCCATCTTCCCCCAAGGATTTTAGAATCCATGGTTTCATTCTCAGGAGCTTAGCTCAGTTTTCACAGGACTCACATCTGTCCCAACTGGAAATTCAGGCAAATACCTACTCACTTTTAGATCAAgaactcctttttgttttttaatttttatttatttatttatttgcaagtacagagagaaagagaagagagacagacagagaatgggtgtgccagggcctccagccactgcaaatgaactccagacgcatgcgcccctttgtgcatctggcttacatgggtactggtgaaaccagcctgggtccttagtcttcacaggcaagtgccttaaccactaagccatctctccagcccctaatttttaatttatttatttgagaatgagggagataaagagagagagaaaatgggtgtgccagggtctgtagccactgcaaatgaatttcagatacatgtgccaccttatacatccggcttacatgggtactggggaatcaaagctgggtccttaggctttgcaggcaaatgccttaaccactgagccatctccccagccctcaagagcTCCTTTTGAACACCCAAGCTCAGGCTCTAAAAGGCTTGAGGTTATTCTTTCTGATGTCTTTGTGTTGATGACAAATTACAGAATTTCAGTGATCAGACTGTTTTAAAAATAGAGGCTGGGGGGTGGCACCAGAAGAGCCCCTACAGTAACTCCTGACGCAGCGGTGGAGGAGGAAAGTGAAACATTTAAAGAGTTGGGTGTGACAGATGTTTTATGTAAAGCTTGTGACCAGTTGGGACGGGCAAAACCCACCAAGATCCAGATTGAAGCTACTCCTTTGGCCTTACAAGGTCGTGACGTCTTTGCTTTGCCCATTCTGAATGCACTGCTGGAGACCCCCCAGCGCTTGTTGGCCCTGTTTGAAGTGCTGGTGTCCTCCTTTGGAGCGCAGTGTGCTGTGAGTGTTAGTGGATTTGATTCAATGTCTCACTCAATCTCTAACCTTGGTCAAAAACCCACATATTGTAATAGCCACTCCCAAACAACTCATTGACCACTTGGAAAATACCAAAGGCTTCAACTTAAGAGCTCTCAAATACTTGGTTATGGACAAGGCAGACCAAATACTGAACATGGACTTTGAGACAGAGGTTGACAAGATCCCTAAGTGATTTCCCTGAACATTTCTCTTCTCTGCTACCATGACCAAGAAGGTGCAAAAACTTCAGCGTGCAGCTCTGAAGAGTCCTGTGAAATGTGCTGTGTCCTCTAAATACTGGACTGGTGGGAAGTTGCAGCATTATTGTCTTTTTATTCCCTCTAAGTTCCAAGATACCTACCTGGTTTATATTCTACAAGAATTGGCTGGAAACTCCTTTATGATATCCTGCAGCACGTGTAACAATGCTCAAGAGGACAGCTTTGCTGCCCTGAAATCTGGGGTTCACTGCCATCCCCCTCCACAGACAGATGAGTCAGAGCAAGCGTCTAGGATCCCTTAATAAGTTTAAGGTCAAGGCTCATCGCATTGTCCTGTTGCCAGCAGAGGTTTGGACATACCTCATGTGGGTATGGTTGTAAGCCTTGACATTCCCACTCATTCTAAGGATTCATGAATCGAGTTGGTCAAACAGCTGGAGCTGGGCGTTCTGGAAAGACTCATTACTTTTCTCACACGGCATGATGTAGAACTCTTCCAGCACATAGAGCATTTGATTGGGATGAAACTGCCTGTCTTTCCAACACAGGATGACGAGGTTATGATGTTGACAGAACAGGTGACTAAAGCCCAGAGATTTGCCCAAATGGAGTTAAGGGAACATGGTGAAAAGAAGAAACATGCATGACAGGACACTGGAGATAATGGTGCTGAGGGCGCATTGGGTGTCAGGAACAAGGTGGCTGGAGGAAGAATGAAGAAACAGAAAGGCCATTAATCACTTCTGTAAGGACACGAGTTCTACCTTCTGTCAGCAAAATGGGATTGGAGCAGGCGATGAAGCCCTCCCACAGTGCCTGGGACCAGAGGCCCGTCAGGAGACTGCGGGCTAACTCCATGCTCCGTCCCTTCTTGTCAAGACAACCCATCTCCCTGCTCTGATTCCTCGCTCGTGACCACAGGGGGCTGTGCTCTGTGATCAcctcactttctcctctttcatCTGCACGTCATAGATTTAGTTGACAAAGCACACATCCTGTAACTTAAGGTCAGAAGTTTGTCCATCCAAAAGTGCTGCTTAAACATCTTAGCTTGTGCATCATTAGGTCCAGTGTGAAGCAATAAATTTAAATAGTGCTAAAAAAGGGGGGactggggaggcagctcagtggataaagttcttcctcacaagcatgaggacttgagttcaatccccataaGCATCTTCATTAACATAAAAATGCTGGACATAACAGTCCACACTTGTGATGCCAGATCTCCAGGGCTCACtgcccagccagtctagcctaattggcgaGCTCCCAAAAactgagaggccctgtctcaaaaaagatgggtggcattcctgaggaaggATGCTCTCTGGCCTCCTTAAGCACccacccacacaaacacatgtaatTATGCCTTTCTCTTTAAAGGGCCAGAGGGGAAATAGAGTTGGCAGTCAAGAGACAAAATCAAGga carries:
- the Ddx47 gene encoding LOW QUALITY PROTEIN: probable ATP-dependent RNA helicase DDX47 (The sequence of the model RefSeq protein was modified relative to this genomic sequence to represent the inferred CDS: inserted 2 bases in 2 codons; deleted 2 bases in 2 codons; substituted 3 bases at 3 genomic stop codons) translates to MAKTYQNLWVQHPGAHGSAVEEESETFKELGVTDVLCKACDQLGRAKPTKIQIEATPLALQGRDVFALPILNALLETPQRLLALFEVLVSSFGAQCAVSVSGFDSMSTQSLTLVKNPHIVIATPKQLIDHLENTKGFNLRALKYLVMDKADQILNMDFETEVDKIPKXFPXTFLFSATMTKKVQKLQRAALKSPVKCAVSSKYWTGGKLQHYCLFIPSKFQDTYLSKRLGSLNKFKVKAHRIVXVASRGLDIPHVGMVVSLDIPTHSKDXMNRVGQTAGAGRSGKTITFLTRHDVELFQHIEHLIGMKLPVFPTQDDEVMMLTEQVTKAQRFAQMELREHGEKKKHAXQDTGDNGAEGALGVRNKVAGGRMKKQKGH